The Ursus arctos isolate Adak ecotype North America unplaced genomic scaffold, UrsArc2.0 scaffold_18, whole genome shotgun sequence genomic sequence ATAAAGTAACTTCATATGTTACTTTCTGAGATGAAGATGTCTGTTCTGGCAATTAAGGATGATCTGTCTTTTGATATGCTTATTTATGTGGATGTttatgtataaacacacataccTTACGCGGATGCACTTAGATTAGGACGTTAGCGTATTTTTTGAATAGCTGGTAATAATTCAGATTGATATATGCTCCAGCGAGACTGAAGCATCACTTATATATGTTCAGCTAGAaacacttggcttttttttttttcccaaggtaAAGTCAAAATAATTAgagcaagcaagaaaaagaattgaACTAGAAGTGGGTAACATTTTTCCCCCTAGTtaataaaagaagtaataaacTCCATAAAGTACTAGAGTTAAGATCACTAACACTTCAGGCATAACGGCTTTTTACCAGGAATTTACAACTCCTGTTTTAATTCAAGCAGCTTGCATTGGGACATAAAatctaggtattttttaaaagtgtagttTTATGGTAAGTAACTGAAGAAAAACTGTCCTCTCCTACAAactattctttcctcttctttcacaGCCTCCTCCTTTCTCACACATGcgtgtacacatgcacacacacacacacacaccttggcaCTCAAGAACTGAAGTTACTAAATCCCTTTTTTATGACATTGTAATTTTTTGGCAAGTGTAAACTCCTTTCATATTCTgccacattcatttatttgaagcTTGTGGGAGTCTTACAGCAAAAACCTTAAATTATTtctgaggctttaaaaaaaaagaaaaagaaatgctctcTAGCCCGACCTTCACTAAGAAATTTCAACAGAGAGAGGAGAGTCTCCCTTCCTCTTAGCACAACAACAAATGATCGCTCACAGCGAGAGAGAGCTGGTAAGGAGCCTTTCACCTAAGAGAGAGCCACTCTCGACAGGACGGATATAATCGACTGCTAATGTACGTGTGTGGTCTTACAACCCACTCTCAGTGCGAATggcctacattttttaaaaaggaaaaatgatcacAATCAGAAACAGGTATCTTAAATAATTATGTAGAAGGATAAGTATGACCAACAAGGTCAATCAGGGTGTCAGGTAATGGTGGCAGACCCCTGGGAGGTGGAAATCAGGAAGATGACCCTTTCAGAGTGTTGCTATCGTGAAACATACTGCCTGTGCACTCAGTATGTACATTCTGTTCTAAGTGCAATTTTTGCCTGAATTTTCAAGATAATGCCGGCAAGAGAAACAGCTTGTTCCTTTCCAGGGAAGGTAAGAATAAGGAGTGTGTAGGAAGCATGTTTGTGCAATGGAAGGTATGTATCGATAAGAGATTTAATGTAACTCTCATCAATAGAAATGTGTAAGAATCTCTTTGTCATTCATCCACCATTAAGCTGCGTTGTCTATTTGGTACTCAGTCTGGAAGACGGTGGAAGTGACTGGTGTAGTTCTTGGAGTGGAGGAGTGAAAGGTCAGCAGAGGCTTAAATGAGCTTGTCTTACATCCAGCTGGGCCAGCAGGAGATCATTAGGAAGATCCGAGGCTCACTTTAGGCTTGTCAGAGTCTCTCCCCATGATACAAGGAGACCGTTTTGCTCATTGCTCTTCTCCCACTATATAAAAAGAACCCGAGAGACAGGATTGACACCAAAGTTTATCTTACTACCAAAGTTTCGCTTGAGGAGGGCACAACTAGCAATTACTCAGAAGGGGGATTTATTTTGTTTGCCTTTGATGGAAAGTAATGGAGATAAGTACAAAAGACCTATTGATCTGCTGGCTTCTATTGTGAAACCAAATAGAGTAAAGGAGGCGAAATCTCTTCCTTAACATTTAAGTGTCGGAGGACCTGCACAACTTCACTTTATAAAAGATTTTTGGAAAAGCAGAGTTTCAATTTGATTTGCAAACATACAGGAAgtgaaatgctttaaaatgttctcttcttGTACTTGAAGAAAATTAACACAGTGTATTTGACAGCTAATTATATGAAGGCAAATATACTAATAGTTATCTCGAACTGGTGCTAAGTGCCTCATTTCTTGAAGGTAGTGAAATCATGTGCATTTATTGAAAATCTCTCTTTAGAAAAGTTCTTTCTAAGTTTCCAAACATAGAGAATGATGGAAAAAATGGATGTTGCTGCTGAGAAGGTGATAACAGGAGGCAGGTAGCATGTTTTCGCATCTTCACCTCTGTTGTTAATGTATGCGGTGGCTCATCAGAGGTAGCTCATGTTAATTTATTCCTGCACACCTGTACAGGGCTGGAAGTCAGGTAATCAGACAGGCAAAAACTATCCATCTCTGCTTTTTAGCTACAGCTACCCAGAGGCCTATATAGGAACAAATTTAGTTCTGGAGACATCAGCAGGTTTTAATAAACCAAATACAGATGTCTTCCTCCATACAAATCAAGAAGTTTACATGTTTAAATCTGGACTGATTTAACTAGCAATCAAAGAGAAGGTTCACACTTGGCACCAATGGTTgcctcatatttatttataaatcaccctaagcaaatattattttgtttttaaatttattcatggGGCTGAATCATCTTTCCTACACCTTGAAGATTAAGCATACATGCTTACCtttctaataaaatttaagaCAAACTCTGGCAATCAGCAGCCACTATTCTCAGAAGGGAGGAACAAAGATGGTGAAGATCACgtgagatgcaaaaaaaaaagggatacaCAGTTCTTTCTAGGCAGATTACCTCGTTTCTGTGTGCAAAGTCTTCATTTTAGTTGAGGGAGTTTTAAAATTGCCAATCACTAAAACAGATATAAATAGATTTTAACGTATCAGCAAATGATAAGAAATTCTAGGGAAGAGGACTGAAGGGCATttatttgctgttgttgttgttgttttaataaaaacCAAGTGTAACTTATAAATGGGCTTCCCTTATACACAGGTGATCCATGGCCATTCAGCCCAGGGATCAAAATTCAAGACAGATGATGAGAAATGACCAAAGGTAAACCAGGCCCAGCTAATTCTGACTATGACAAGTCTCCAAGAAAAGTTCCTTTATAAAGACTAGGTTCTAAGCCAGTTacaatttcttctttcctgggaGTTTTTCATGCGCATACTTCAGAACAAAACGGAGGGCCAGCTTCCTGATCTTTGAAAGAACAGTATCTTAGTAGCAGAAAAGTTAAGAGATAAacaagcaggaaggaagggtgtTTAGGGGAGTGTCAGGTCTAACACTATATTACATTATCAGTTTATACATAAACACTTCAGTAATCACCTTATCGTGCCATAGTTcttcacagagaaaataatttacatttcatttctataattcagaataaaaattattcCTAAAGCCACCTAGTGACTGGATGAACTGATCTTTGTGTATACTGTTCTCCGTCATTAGTGTGGAATGGTCCTCTTTGCTTCTGAATTTATTACACTCACACTCAGTCACAACTGTATAAAAAAAGGACACTTTCGACACTGTGCTTAGAACCCTCAGCCCTAACAAACCATGCACGTTATCACCCCCCGAGCGCTTCTCCCTTTGTAGGATTTTAGACAAAGAACGTTCTTGCTTATCAAAATCTTCAACTTGATCTTATAAAATCTAGGAAGACCATAAGCAAAGACCTGGAAATCTCTAACTGCCAAACATAAAACACAGTATTTAACATCTTTCTCCTCGTATCTTACTAACATGCCTATTTGGAAACCAAAAACGCAATTCCCTTgtgtacagccattttggaaaaagtCCAAGAAGACCTGGGTATCACTTCTGTAAGGTGTGTGTGTAAGACTGAAGACAGGAGGACTGCTTTTATAAACAGAAGGAAGAGGGTTATTCTGTTAGTTTTATCATACATATCCTGTAGCCCTGCACACTTCAGCCCCCACTCAAAATCCCCTCTAATGCTTTATTTGCACAAGGAAGACATTGTGGAGTCAAGGATGGATGAATCAAGActctggggaaaggagagaaataggCCTGAGGACAGCAGGATTAAAGCAAAGAAGCGTTTCTGTTTGGGAAGGTCTGCTGGCTCAGAGAAAGGTAAGAAAATCTGCCTTAGCTTCATCGtgaattgaaggaaaaaaaagcaggacccagATTCCTGGGGCTCTTGTGACTAATATGGCAAAAGTGAAGACAAAGGGGGAAGGTAAGTCCAAGTGGTAGATCCGAGATGTAGTCCAAGAGGCTCTGTTAAACAGGAGATTAAGTTACAAGTCAACATTAGTGGAAGAAGTGATAAGAACTGGCTGAAATGGGAGTATGGTTATGTCTGAGTTCACGCTGTGGAGATGCAGGAAGAGGCAGGTACCCTGATGGCATCACTGTTTCTGGTTACGCGGTGGTAGCTATGCTTGCAACATATGTTAATTCGAGTCATAGACTCAACAAGGATGAACACttgttttaaggaaaagaatgtCAAGAAGTATCATAGTTTTTGTGAAGTTTTTAACTTGGGATAAAATGTGAGTATTCTTGAAAAGCAAAACTTCAAGCGAGAATCAAAAAACTTTCTTTGCACAGTATGTTttttcaatttgcttttcttcatttatcatGTGTTACACAACTCCAGAATTATAAAGATTAGCTGTGATGTGAGATTTCACCCAAACGAAACGTATCACCTGTCTTCTGAGGTTTGCAGTCTCCTGTATGGCTGAACACACATGGGAGAGTATCTGTACTCTGCTTCCCTAGAATATCCCAGGTATTCTAGACACTTATTCTAAATTTCCATATGGCTAGTCATCCGCCAAGCTCCTAATCCTTAGAATAAAAATGGAGATTGAAATATTCTCCTgctattaataaatgtttttccttAGACAAACCACCCTTTCAACAGCACCTACTTATGCATTTGGACATAAGAACACAAGTGCTTGTGTTTTCTACTGGTTTGACATAAATGAAAGCACCACGCTTCGGGTATTGTAGCCTTTTGGTCCCAGAGCCATTTATGCCAGTGTTATGACTTACAGTATTTTCAGCAAACCAACTAAAACTGTGATAGGAATTCATGCAAATAAGCTTAAATTTTGGCTTGTCTTCAAACACTccatttccataaatattttatgcaGGTTTTCAtgagtcttttatttttgttaaaaaaaaaaatccaatgcaTTAACCTCATTATCACAAGTGcactatttcaaatataaaagaatgaatattacTCACAAACTTGGGGGTAGGAGGTTGTGTATagtgttatattttattattcaaattGTAGCTATCTTATCTACTGTGTTCTGGTACTGTCAACGATAACGAGAACCTGAAAAGGACTTTGTGATTGTAAACCGTTTTTACAGAACAAGGTAAatggaagtgggggagaggggtggggaaggggaaatcTTAAAGAGCTTAGATTTCTCTTCAAAGCATGTTTTGAGTTGCATAAAGAGAGCCACTTGTTTTTCTCAGAAACGTTGCTTTTAATGGACTGGGCCCCTTGGATTTCAGTactatggaaaatatttaacttttatttttaaaaagatgtatcttttaaatatgaagacaaaaCCGAGTATTTTAGAAGCAGGTCACTACTTTTCAGTggtacttttattttatgttactttGTCAAAGAATTCTACCCAATTGATAAGCGTGAGAATTTGGGGGGTGGCTATTTGGAAACTTTCCAGTTAATTTTGTGTCTTCTACTATATTGATTTCTACCATGTAATGACATtttgtctaaaaatatttttaaaagacagcatAAAACCAAAAAGCCACAGCGGACGTAAGAGGAAGAATTAACTGGTGTGTGactctggggtggggtggtgtATTATGTAAATGATCTGCTTGCAAGCTTATCTCCTCAAGTGTAGTATGACTGTGTTACCCCACCACTGACCACCTTGACACATtccatttatattacattttctttaggaTTGAAAAAGAACATTGGAGGTTTAAGACCAGCTGCTTCTGTTTAAACCCAACTGTTTCAGAGCTGTAGCCACATAGCTAAGGTCTGATGTCATCTCAAGGCTGGACATAATATATTCTAACTGATCCTAAAAGTATATGCATGCCTCCCCTTCCGTGCATAATTCCCACGACAGACTGTATTTCAGAGATGTGCTCAAAGACACTGTGAAGTTAAAATACAGAAACCCATACCACCATACCATTTCCccacattaaataattattttagtcccattttcttctgatattttcaTGACTCTTAAAAGAATTCAAGGACACACTGAATACTCATGTAAGAATGATAACATTTCTGGTTATACCTACGGAGATGCAGGCTGTCTCGATGTCCTGGACCTATGGTTCTTTCCATCCGTAAATTTCTGTTTCTATATTggataaatatgtgtgtatgaagataatatattgatttaattaaaaagcCACAAGGCAAAGCAGAAATATATATAACAGAAGCTGCGGCTTCTAAGTGAAGCTTCATGAGGAAGCAGGGAACTGTGTACATAGTTAACTTATTCACACCTAGATGCATgggaaaacacacatacacacatacacagagcaCAGAGAAAAATGGCGTGCATTACAGGGTAAGATGGCGTATGATTCTGCATGCTTAATCATAACAAGCACCAACTGCAACAATCCTTCATGAGCATGGCAGCTTGGTTATCTCATGGTCACTGTGGACAATCTTTACAGTGCATCAAAAACATCtaagttggatttttttaatgctgagtCCAACATGACTggcaccctccacccccagcaggAGCAGCCAATGGAGATTTACTGACCTGTCTCTGCTTCGGCGAGAGGGGAAGGCAGCATTGCAGCCAGCCACCGTGCAGACATGCATCTCTTTTAAGTGAACATTCCTGTAGTGGAGCTTCACACTGTAGGAGCTTTTGAAACTCTTCTTGCACACGTAACAGATTTTGGGGTCTGGGCTAGAACACAGGTCACCTTCTGGGGAGAACTTTTGAGGGCTGCCATAATTCAGAGACGATGTAAAACTTTCATGCAGGGCTGCCATGCTGGCCCCCCCACCATTGTACAGTCCATACTGGCTCATGTAAAACATGTCGTAAGTGGGATCTGTGAATTCTTCCTTCACCTTGATGACATCCTGGTGAGAGGGCTCACTGTGGTTCTCATCAGGCCTCTCACTGCTCATCAGGACTTTTTCACTCACTTCACTGTGAATGTGCTCATCCCCTTCCATGGACTCCTCGCCTAGTTTGGGCTCTGAAGACTCAGACTCATTCTCATAGTCCCGCTCAGGTTCTTGGTCCTCGGAAGTCATGCTGTCAGCCCTTCTTATTTCAGTCCTTGAAATGCACCGGGTCCTGCTATGTTTAGAAAAGTCCTTCACAGACATGCCTGGACTCATCTCCTCTTGGGAGTGGCAGTGATTGTCATGGCTCACATCGTTGACCACAGCTCCACCATCGTTGGggtcatcatcttcatcatcaaaCTCATCAGCGGTATCAATGATTTCCTTCTCAATCTTCACAGGCATGCTGGACTTCCTGGGCTTCTTCTTGGGTGCCAGGTCGGCACTGGGCTCATGAGTGGCCATCATCACTACTGgtgctgtgggctcagagggTGGTGGGGGGTGCTGCTCTATGGTACCACTGGCTGGAATGATGGGACTGGTCGGGAGGGAGGTTGGAGGACTCACCATTTCCCCCGGAGTGAGTAAACTTCTATAAAATGGAGGAACTGGCTGTACAGTCTTTAGCCCAGAAAACACCAGCTGGCTAGGCAGAGGATTCTGTAAGACAGGGTCTAGTGGGGGAGTGGTAAAACCCATTGGGGGCCGGCCAGGGCTTGTGAGTGTGAGACTTGATTTTGTACTTGCTATGACAGGGGTGGCAGCTCCTGATGTGGCCCGAATTAAATCTTTGTCTCGGTTATTTCGTAGCATGGGCATGTGAAGGCGAGGATTAGGGTTTGCACTGTGGCGATTCCGGCTTCGGAGGGAACTAAAGACCATGTTGCAACCTTCGATGGTGCATCGGTGTTTGATCTTCAGGTGGACAGCATTATAATGAATTTTGAGAGTACCTTTGTCATAGAACGTCTTCCCACATGCGTTACAGAACACTCTTCCTTTCCTAGAGGCTGACCCCATCCTTCTCATCCGGTGAATCCGGAATGAGctttttgggtgttcagttttGGTCAGATCACTGACTGGGGCAGAATTCTGAATGGGGGATACGCAGGCTGGCTCGGTTTTGGGCTCCACATTAGTAATGCTGGTCAGGGCATTTCTATTGGGTGTCTGATCATTCTTATAAGGTGTGGGAGATACTTCAGATTCACTGCTCTCATTGTATTCATTCTGGGTTGAAAGGCTTGGTTCCCGCAGCCTCAGTCCTGGTTGCTCTAACAGTAACCCGTTTGGAGGCAATCCTAGGAGTGGGGCTGAGACTGGGTTTATGTACTGGAATGGAAGCAGAAATGCAAGGCTGTTGGGGATGTTTTCGAAGTGATGAATGCTGGAAGGGTTGCTGTTCTCTAGGTGAGCAAGAAGGCTGGGACTCCTGGTGCGATTATTGCTCTCAATGAAAGTCCTTATGTCTGAGTCTGTCTTTGAAGATGGTACAGCTACGGCCTGCCCTTCTTTCTCCTGAATTGCCATCAGCTCCACGATGGACTTGGTTTCTCCAAACCGCAGAAACTGCTGAAGGGTGATGATTTCCTCTTCTCGAGACATGATGGCCCAGCGGTCCAGTACCTTGCCGGCAGCATCctagaggccacatcaaagaaacaacaaagataaacacaaaaactTATTGATTGTGCATAATTATTCAATGCAACTGAAGGTGCTCTGCCTGATCATGAAATAGAGAGTGACAGCAGAAAACACACAAGCACTGTTCATAAAATCAACCCACAAAGCAAACTTTTCTGTCATGCAATTGCAGTAATTAGAGTCACAGTTAGAGAAACAGATTTGAGTTTAATGTCATAGCAAACAACATGTAGACCACTGGGGCTCTGTGATCTAACATGCCTTCGCTACTGCTACTTTAACAACAATGGTCTATATGGAATGCAACTATTTAGCACATATTAGTATAAGATGTGAACTCTCGCTGTGCAACCcagggaaaatgcaaaaaaatggtACCTGAATCCGTATTAAATAGTGACACCATAGGAAGGGATTAAGTACATTTTGTGAAATTTACCTCTTTGACACAAGCAGACACGATACTGGCTTCAATGATGAAAATTCCTTTAAATGGGAGCTATTATATAACTTTCTGAATCAAAACGATGAAAAAAGGAGCTTTGCAGTCTGTGGCCCCATTACTGaactgtatttttctctctttaatggCTGTATTTTAGTGTCATTTACTAATGGACACTCTCATAAGGTAGAGTTAAGGAAAAACAGTGattgttgtttttctgaaaattgaTTGTAATCCTATGATTCAAAGTTTGAGTTAGACTTTAAgtatttgactttttattatCTTGTTATAAGTGACGGTTATAGATATTTAGAAAGTAAACATGTGATGGATTTAGATAgaataaatgtgtaaaaatattgTCTCTTAACATCCTCCTCTGATAGCAAAGGGAGCCCACAGAGAATACACATCAGTAATCACCAGACTATGTGTtgttaaatatacattaaaaagcatttcacaCTTTCATTTTTGCTAGTAACTATGAGATTTGCCTGGAGGTAGGACTTAAAAATCCTGCAATGTAATGTCAGGCAATCCATTTCAGCATGGGCTGGGAGAAATGTATTCAAACACTTAAATCATGACTCCATCATTTTCTAGGGCACATTCTTCCTAACCAGGACAGGACACTTCCACAACCTCTGTGAATAATACTTGCCCCAACCTGCCTATcaatttaagaaaacataaaaatcttcttaaaaaacaaaattagatacttattaattacaaagagaaaaaccataaCATTATAATGGAGAAACCtagcagacaccaccttaaccaagtaaCCAAAGTCAACATCACCCGTGTTAAGTATCATCGTGTGCCTCCTGATATATACTGAGAAGGGCACATCATCTTTTTCTTGCCAAAAAATGTATAACCTCAATCTAAATCATGAGAAGATATCAGATAAACCAAAATTGAAGGGCATTCTACAAAACAGTGGCTAGTACTCTTCAAAGTGTAAACGTcagtaaagattttaaaaaaggaccaAAGAATGGTTACAGTTCAGAGGGGACCAAGAAAACAGGACAGATAAATGTAATGTGAGAGTCTAGAGATACCATCCCAAAAAAAAGACCCTTAGTGGGAAAACTGGCAAAATTTGAATAAAGTCTCTAGATCAGTTAATAGTATGGTACCAACCTTAATTTCTTAGTTTCATCAACTGTGCTGTGTTTACAAAGAACGCATCGTGAGGGGAAGCAGGATAAAGGGAACTATGCTACTTTTGCGATGGAATATTCTGTCTCATAGACTGTTCCATTCAGCCCGGTGATATAAAATTCTCTCTGGAACACAACTGTATGGTCTGAACCATGACAACTGGTAAGGAGATacttatcatttatttaaattactttacaAAAAAGAAGCTCTAATAGTTACGTGCCATTCCTCCTAAGGCTCACTCCAGCATTCTATTATTTTACACAAAGTATACGTGTGGGTATGTGCATGTGGGTGTCCATTCCTACGAAAAGGGTCCCTCTTTCATCTTGTAGATAACATGAGCCTTCAGATCAAACATCCTCATGCAGCTATCTGCTCAAAATACTTACATAATGATATGTATATATGGAGACTCTGGGTAATCCTGGAGTCCTGCAAcagccagtttttaaaaagaatcactcAAAGCAATCGGTATCccttacatcctttttttttttttttttttggaatagggCAAAGCTAGGGGTAGTGTTGGTGTTATAggtaaatagagaaataaattgtGATTTTGTATAGATTATCTCATTTGAACCTCATAATAGCTTCCAGAGCTCAGCAAATGTGTAACAGATGAGGGGCCAGGAGTGAAGGAAAGGGGGATGGTTGGCTGAGGTTGTCAAGATGCTAACTTGGGGTCTCGGACTCGAATCCAAAAATTTTGACTCTAAGTTCGTGGAGTGTAACGGCTGTCATCCATAATGCCATTTCCCAGGTGGGCACATTGAGTCTGTGACAATAAGGAATAGGACTTCTCCTGAATAAGGCTGGTCTCTGGAGCACTGCAATGTCCTttacactgtttttcttttaccATCAAATCCACTCTCTTAATTGTTTTTATGGAAGCTTTTACTGTGGATCGTTTCTCAGGCTGCAACGCGACCTGAGCAGCACAGTCGTTCCTTCCCAGGTAGCCTGCACCTAAGTCTGCATGTCGATAATGTACTTACACAGCTGGCGGCCTCTGGTATTAAAACAGCCCTCAGAAACCATAGCAACTGATCAAACCCACCTGAGGCATCTCCTTTCCATCCCCCTCCTATCTTGTCTCCCCCAACAGAATGCAGCAGTCCCATatggtttctcttttctcctggccCGCCACAGCGCCTGCCGCTCTTTCTAAAACCACTGCCTTTCAGACCTCTTTTAGTCTTGAGTAGCTGTCTCCACTAAAATGGAACTGTTACGTTAAACCACTTACTTCTGGTGGAAGAGGTCTAGGTAAGCAAGATTTAGAACTTTGCTGGTAGCCTGAATCATAAAAGAGAAGCCTCATTTATAGTGGTAACAGAAACAGCAATTTATAGTTACATAGAAGGACAATGTAACATCTTTGCAAATAAATGTGCTTGGGAAACAGGACAAACATCCACATTACCCACTCAGACTGGGGTTCCCCTGACAGGGCACCTTCTGCATCTGGGTAATATTAAGCATCACAGAGTTATTTCCAAAGAAGCCACCATTCATATTTGATCAAGGGCATCTAGTATCATCATGCTCATAAACATAGCAactgcagaaagaaagaagttgacTTTCTTCTATAACATCACCGGTCTGCAAGCACAATGCTAGGAATGGCTATCGGTTAGCACATCCTTGGATGAACTGGCTGAATGGGATTTGGAAGTcaccaaagaggaaaaaggaaggccCGGGGTTCTTTTTTCCTGAAGATCTCAGCGACAGAGATAAGCACGCTCGGGTGCAGTGATTCTCAAAACAGTGGCTTGGGACTCCTGTGGTAAGGCAAGAATTTCCATGAGTGGTCTACATGCTATTGAAAAAGGACcactgtcaatttttttttttttaaaccagtctACAAATAATTGAGAACAATCATTTAAAAGACTTCGAGACAATGTGACAACTGCTGCAGCAACAAAAAGtgtgatgattttttattaatttccttttattttatttaagtattgGCTCAAAactgatggggggtgggggagggggaactggTCCTTCCTCACAGATAATTCAAGAAGTACAAGATCTAAAATCTCGGCCCCCATGCCGTGTCAAATAAACTGTACCAGAGTGAGTAAAAGCTGTAAAAAGAGTTAGGCATTTTCACAGAataaacattaataaaacaaaaattcagtcTGGTAGACCAGTATGAATGTCCTGACTGTTGACCAACCCATACTGGGACATGGGTCTTGTGCAGGAATAATAAATCACAGCAGAGTGTGTAACTGGACTCTGTTCCTTCCCATTCCATTTTGCAGTCTGTAAGTCAGTTCCTTGAGGCCTTCCCATTTGTAACCAGAGTTCAGTGACCTTTAAACCTTTACATTGGAAATTGTTATttacaaaatgaggataataagatTTACTCTGTTAAGTGAAATGTAAGGTATTAGTAT encodes the following:
- the BNC2 gene encoding zinc finger protein basonuclin-2 isoform X11, which translates into the protein MHYGHHSPVAYSFSTISRIKNVLLNFNSKYLKRLHVYLRESKFPQSEEAEVDVRERETQRDREPKRARDLTLRDSCTDNSMQFGTRTTTAEPGFMGTWQNADTNLLFRMSQQAIRCTLVNCTCECFQPGKINLRTCDQCKHGWVAHALDKLSTQHLYHPTQVEIVQSNVVFDISSLMLYGTQAVPVRLKILLDRLFSVLKQEEVLHILHGLGWTLRDYVRGYILQDAAGKVLDRWAIMSREEEIITLQQFLRFGETKSIVELMAIQEKEGQAVAVPSSKTDSDIRTFIESNNRTRSPSLLAHLENSNPSSIHHFENIPNSLAFLLPFQYINPVSAPLLGLPPNGLLLEQPGLRLREPSLSTQNEYNESSESEVSPTPYKNDQTPNRNALTSITNVEPKTEPACVSPIQNSAPVSDLTKTEHPKSSFRIHRMRRMGSASRKGRVFCNACGKTFYDKGTLKIHYNAVHLKIKHRCTIEGCNMVFSSLRSRNRHSANPNPRLHMPMLRNNRDKDLIRATSGAATPVIASTKSSLTLTSPGRPPMGFTTPPLDPVLQNPLPSQLVFSGLKTVQPVPPFYRSLLTPGEMVSPPTSLPTSPIIPASGTIEQHPPPPSEPTAPVVMMATHEPSADLAPKKKPRKSSMPVKIEKEIIDTADEFDDEDDDPNDGGAVVNDVSHDNHCHSQEEMSPGMSVKDFSKHSRTRCISRTEIRRADSMTSEDQEPERDYENESESSEPKLGEESMEGDEHIHSEVSEKVLMSSERPDENHSEPSHQDVIKVKEEFTDPTYDMFYMSQYGLYNGGGASMAALHESFTSSLNYGSPQKFSPEGDLCSSPDPKICYVCKKSFKSSYSVKLHYRNVHLKEMHVCTVAGCNAAFPSRRSRDRHSANINLHRKLLTKELDDMGLDSAQPSLSKDLRDEFLMKIYGAQHPLGLDVGEDASSPAGTEDSHLNGYGRGMAEDYMVLDLSTTSSLQSSSSIHSSRESDAGSDEGILLDDIDGASDSGESAHKAEAPALPGSLGAEVPGSLMFNSLSGSNGGIMCNICHKMYSNKGTLRVHYKTVHLREMHKCKVPGCNMMFSSVRSRNRHSQNPNLHKNIPFASVD